Part of the Pseudomonas lijiangensis genome is shown below.
TCCCTGTCCGCACCGCATCGATACAAAACCTTTTTCTGCATGGATTGCACAGGAGCGTCCCAGGGGCGTGAGGAGTGATGCTCGATGAATGTGACTGCTGATCAGCCATACGGCCCGGATTCTCTGGCCACTGATGTTCCACACCCAACCCGTCCCTTGACCCTGACCCAAGCCCTGCAATTGCCGCGCATCGTGATCGAAGACACCATGCCGGTGATCGATGGCGGGTTGTTTGCCGTGAAGGGCATCGTCGGGCAGAAGGTCACGGTGACCAGCAAGGTGTTTGCCGACGGGCATGACAAGCTGGCGGTGCGTGTCTGTTGGCGGGCCGATGGTGAAGAGAACTGGCAGGATGCTTCGCTGCGTGACCTGGGCAATGACAGCTGGATCGGTGAGTTCACCCCGACATCGGTTGACCGTTACGTGTTTCGCCTGGAGGCCTGGATCGATCAGTACGCCAGCTATCGCTACGAACTGGAGAAAAAGTTCGCAGCCGGTGTGTCAATCGAGCTGGAGCTGGAAGAAGGGCGCCTGCATCTGCTGCATGCGGCCGAACGCAGTCAGGGAGCCTTGCGTCAGCAGATCGAAAGCGTTCTCGAACGTCTCGGCCAGATAGACGCCGATGGCCGTGTCGCATTGCTCTTGCACAGTGAAACCTCGGCCTTGATGGTTCAGGCAGACAACCGTGCGTTTCTGAGCCGCAGCATCGAGTTTCCGCTGGATGTGGAACGGCAACTGGCGCAGTTCGCCAGCTGGTATGAGTTGTTTCCCCGCTCGATCACTGATGACCCGGCGCGGCATGGCACCTTCAATGATGTGCACTCGCGCCTGCCGATGATCCGGGACATGGGCTTCGATGTGCTGTATTTCCCGCCCATCCATCCCATTGGCCGCGCCCATCGCAAAGGCCCCAATAACTCGCTGACCGCAGGCCCGGATGATCCTGGTAGCCCTTATGCCATTGGCAGTGAAGACGGCGGCCATGAGGCCATTCACCCGCAACTGGGTACCCTTGAGGACTTCCGTAGTCTGGTAGCGGCCGCCGCAGAGCATGGTCTGGAAATCGCTCTGGATTTTGCCATTCAGTGTTCTCAGGATCACCCGTGGCTCAAGCAGCATCCGGGCTGGTTCTCCTGGCGTCCGGACGGCACCATCCGTTATGCGGAAAACCCGCCGAAGAAATATCAGGACATCGTCAACGTCGACTTCTATACCGCCGATGCGATTCCCAGCCTCTGGCTGGAGTTGCGGGATATCGTGCTGGGCTGGGTCGAGGAGGGTGTGAAGATCTTTCGGGTCGATAACCCGCACACCAAGCCGTTGCCGTTCTGGCAGTGGATGATCGATGACATTCGTCGTCAGCACCCCGATGTGATGTTTCTGGCCGAGGCTTTTACCAAGCCCGCGATGATGGCACGGCTGGGCAAGGTCGGTTACTCCCAGAGCTATACCTATTTCACCTGGCGCAACACCAAGGCCGAGCTGTCCGAATACCTGACCCAGCTCAATCAGGCGCCATTGCGTGATTGCTATCGCCCCAACTTCTTCGTCAATACGCCGGACATCAATCCGTATTTTCTCCATGAGTCGGGGCGCGCGGGTTTTCTGATCCGTGCTGCGCTGGCCACCATGGGCTCGGGCCTGTGGGGCATGTATTCGGGCTTCGAGTTGTGCGAGTCGGCTCCGATCCCCGGCAAGGAGGAATACCTGGACTCCGAGAAGTATGAGATCCGGGTCCGGGACTTCACGGCACCGGGCAATATCATTGCCGAGATCGCCCAGCTCAACCGCATTCGCAGGCAGAACCCGGCCCTGCAGACGCATCTGGGCCTGAAGCTGTATGCGGCCTGGAACGACAATATTCTGTATTTCGGCAAGCGCTCGGATGATGGCAGCAACTTCATTCTGGTCGCGGTCAGCCTCGATCCGTTCAATGCCCAGGAAGCGCACTTCGAGTTGCCGCTGTGGGACATGGGGTTGCCCGACGATGCTGCAACGTCGGGTGAAGACCTGATGACCGGGCATCGCTGGACCTGGTACGGCAAGATTCAGTGGATGCGAATCGACCCTTCGTATCAGCCATTTGGCATCTGGCGTATCCAGGCCGCGAATTGAAGAGGCAGGAGCCCGCAATGGCGAAGAAGAAAGCACCTAACGCCACATTCATCAACGACCCGCTCTGGTACAAGGACGCGGTCATCTATCAGGTTCACGTCAAGTCGTTCTTCGATTCCAACAACGATGGTGTCGGTGACTTTGCCGGCCTGATCGACAAGCTCGATTACATTGCCGAGCTGGGCGTCAACACCATCTGGCTGCTGCCGTTCTATCCCTCGCCACGGCGTGACGATGGCTACGACATTTCCGAATATCGCGATGTGCACAGCGATTACGGGACCATGGCCGATGCCAAAAAATTTATCGCTCAGGCTCACAAGCGCGGCTTGCGGGTCATCAGCGAGCTGGTCATCAATCACACCTCGGACCAGCACCCGTGGTTCCAGAAGGCGCGGCACTCCAAGCCCGGCTCCAAGGCTCGCGACTTTTATGTGTGGTCCGATACCGATCAGAAGTACGAAGGCACGCGGATCATCTTCCTGGACACGGAAAAGTCCAACTGGACCTGGGACCCGGTGGCCGGTCAGTACTTCTGGCACCGTTTCTACTCCCACCAGCCGGACCTGAACTTCGACAATCCCCATGTGATGGATGCGGTGCTGGATGTCATGCGCTTCTGGCTGGATCTGGGCGTCGATGGCCTGCGTCTGGATGCCATTCCTTATCTGATCGAGCGCGATGGCACCAACAACGAGAACCTGCCCGAGACTCATCAGGTCCTCAAGCGTATCCGCGCCGAGATCGATGCCCATTATCCTGATCGCATGCTGCTGGCCGAGGCCAATCAATGGCCGGAGGACACGCAACAGTATTTCGGTGACACCCACGGCCCGGATGGCGATGAATGTCATATGGCGTTTCACTTTCCGCTGATGCCGCGCATGTACATGGCGCTGGCTCAGGAGGACCGCTTCCCGATCACTGACATTCTGCGCCAGACACCGGAAATTCCGGCCAACTGCCAGTGGGCGATCTTTCTGCGCAATCACGATGAGTTGACCCTGGAGATGGTCACCGATCGTGAGCGGGACTATCTGTGGAATTACTACGCGGCCGACAAGCGTGCCCGCATCAACCTGGGCATTCGTCGACGTCTGGCTCCGCTGGTGGAGCGTGACCGTCGCCGGGTCGAACTGCTCAACAGCATGCTGTTGTCCATGCCGGGTACGCCGACGCTGTATTACGGCGATGAAATCGGCATGGGTGACAACATCTACCTGGGCGATCGCGACGGGGTTCGCACGCCGATGCAGTGGTCCATCGACCGCAATGGCGGTTTCTCGCGAGCCGACCCGGCCAGTCTGGTATTGCCGCCGCTCATGGACCCGCTGTACGGCTATCAGTCGGTCAACGTCGAAAGCCAGGAGAAAGACCCGCATTCCTTGCTGAACTGGAATCGCCGCATGCTGGCCGTACGTAAACAGCAGAAGGCCTTCGGGCGCGGCACCCTGAAAATGCTGTCGCCGTCCAATCGTCGCATCCTGGCCTACATTCGCGAATACACGGGGTCGGATGGACATAACGAGATCATTTTGTGCGTAGCCAACGTGTCCAGTGCCGCCCAGGCCGCCGAGCTTGAGCTGTCGGCCCATGCGGGCACTGTTCCGGTGGAAATGCTCGGCGGCAGTGCCTTCCCGCCGATCGGGCAACTGAGTTATCTGCTGACGCTGCCACCTTATGGTTTTTACTGGTTTCTTCTTGCCCCGGAGAATCAAATGCCCAGTTGGCACGTGGAACCTGCGCAAAGCATGCCGGACTTCCCCACGCTGGTACTCAAGAAGCGTCTTGAGGAACTGCTCGACGAGCCGTTGCGCAGCACGATGGAAAACACATCCCTGGCGGTCTATCTGCCCAAGCGCCGCTGGTTTGCGGGCAAGGACAAGGCCATCGACGATGTCCATATCGCTTATGCCGTGCGCTTTGGCGACCCGGCGCATCCGGTTCTGCTCAGTGAAATCGAGGTCACGGCCGGTGGTCAGCCAGAGCGCTATCAACTGCCTTTCGGGCTGCTGGCCGAAGACGACATCAGCAGTGCCTTGCCCCAGCAACTGGCGCTGGCCCGTGTACGACGCGGTCGACAAGTCGGTCTGATTACCGATGCTTTCACCTTGGAAACCTTTATCCGCGCAGTGATTCAGGGCATGCAGGATCAGACTGTACTGGCCAGCAGCGAAGGCGAGTTACGCTTCGAGCACACCTCGCAGCTGGCTCCGTTGGGACTCGGCGATGAGTCCGAGGTGCGCTATCTCTCCGCCGAGCAGTCCAACAGCTCGGTGGTGGTGGGCAGCAGTCTGGTGCTCAAGCTGATCCGCAAGGTCAGCGCCGGGACTCACCCTGAGCTGGAAATGGGTGCTTACCTGACCAATGCCGGTTATCGGAACATTTCGCCTTTGCTGGGTGCCGTGACCCGAGTCGGCAATGACGGGCAACCGCACCTGTTGATGATTGCCCAGGGCTACCTGAGCAATCAGGGCGATGCCTGGGAGTGGACCCAGAACAACCTTGAGCGTGCAGTGCGTGATGCCCTGGCTCATGGTGTGTCCGAGCAGGAGCAGCATTACAACGCCTTGCTGGAACTGGCGGACTTCTCCCGCTATCTGGGGCAACGGCTGGGAGAAATGCACCAGGTTCTGGCCGCTCCCACCGATAACCCGGATTTTGCGGTGCAGGTTACCAGTGTCAAGGACAGCCAGGCGTCGGCGATGAGCGTCGGCGCACAGCTTGATCGTGCCCTGGAGTTGCTCGATCAGCGCAAGGATTCGCTGGATGCCAATGATCAGCAACTGGTCAGCGACCTCATCGCCCGGCGCAAGTCCATCCAGAATCATGTGCAGGATCTGGCCAGACGCTCGGTGGGCGGTTTGCGCATGCGTGTTCACGGCGACCTGCACCTGGGCCAGGTATTGGTGGTCAAGGGCGATGCCTACCTGATCGATTTCGAGGGCGAACCTGCCCGCAGCCTGCCCGAGCGGCGCGCCAAACACAGCCCGTTCAAGGACGTCAGCGGCGTTTTGCGCTCTTTCGACTACGCTGCCGCCATGGCCGTGCGCAGCGCACAGAGCGTTGATACCTCCGAAGAGGCTGGCGTGGCCCGGAAGTCTGTGGCAGAAACCTATCTGTCTCAGGCCCGCGAGTCTTTTCTGAGCGGTTATCGCAAGGCAACCGCCGGTCTGGCCCATGAATGGAAAGACAAGACAGGGGAGAGCGCCGCGCTGGAATTGTTCACCCTGGAAAAAGCTGCTTATGAAGTGATCTACGAAGCCGAGAATCGTCCGAGTTGGTTGGCCGTGCCTTTGCAAGGCTTGCGTGGGTTGCTGGAATTATCCGATGGAGAAACCAAATGAATTTGCCTGACAAAATCGGCACGGGCCGCCAACCAATGCCCGCAGCCGTCGATATGGATGCGTTGATCCGTGCGGAGCACAGAGATCCCTTTTCCATTCTCGGGCCACATGACGATGGCGCTCACGGGCAGTTCATCCGCGCCTATCTGCCGGGTGCCTTGAGTGTCCGGGTGCTTGCCCAGGATGACGGGCGGGATCTGGGCGAATTGCAGATGAGCGAAGTGCCGGGTTTTTTCGTCGGGCATTTCGAGCAGGCACAGCCCTACCTGTTGAAGATCAACTGGGCAGGCGGTGAGCAGGTCACTGAGGATCCCTACAGTTTCGGTCCATTGTTGGGTGAAATGGACCTGTACCTGTTTGCCGAAGGCAATCATCGCGACCTGAGCAGTTGCCTGGGCGCACAGATCACCAACGTTGCTGGCATCGATGGCGTGCGCTTTGCGGTCTGGGCACCCAATGCCCGCCGGGTTTCGGTGGTAGGCAACTTCAATAACTGGGACGGACGCCGCCATCCGATGCGCCTGCGTCATCCCACCGGTGTCTGGGAAGTGTTCGTGCCTCGCTTGCAGGCAGGTGAGATCTACAAGTACGAGATTCTGGGCAGTCAGGGCATCCTGCCTCTGAAATGTGACCCGGTGGCCCTGGCAACCACCTTGCCGCCCGATACCGCATCAAAGGTCGCCAAACCTCTGCAATTCGACTGGCAGGACCACGACTGGCTGCATTCTCGTGGCGACCGCCACACCCATGCTGCGCCACTGTCGATCTACGAGCTGCATGCCGGTTCCTGGCAGATGGAGCAGAACGAGGACGGCAGCCAGTGGCGGCAATACAACTGGCGTGAACTGGCCGACAGGCTGATCCCTTACGTCAAGGAACTGGGTTTCACCCATATCGAACTGATGCCGATCATGGAGCATCCTTTCGGTGGCTCCTGGGGTTATCAATTGCTGGCGCAGTTCGCTCCCACGGCGCGTTATGGTTCGCCCGAGGACTTTGCATTCTTTGTCAACGCCTGCCATCAGGCTGAAATCGGCGTGATCCTGGACTGGGTGCCTGCGCATTTCCCTACCGATGCCCATGGCCTGGCCCAGTTCGACGGCACGGCACTGTATGAATACGGCAACCCTCAGGAAGGTTTTCACCAGGATTGGGACACCCTGATCTATAACCTGGGCCGCACTGAAGTGCATGGCTTCATGCTGGCCTCGGCGCTGCACTGGCTCAAGCACTTCCATATCGATGGCTTGCGGGTGGATGCCGTGGCGTCGATGCTGTATCGCGATTACTCGCGCAAGGCCGGAGAGTGGGTGCCGAACCGGTTTGGCGGTCGTGAAAACCTCGAAGCCATCGATTTCCTGCGTCACCTCAACGACGTGGTCGCCATCGAGGCACCGGGCACGATGGTGATTGCCGAGGAGTCCACGGCATGGCCGGGGGTGACCCAGAATACCCAGCAGGGTGGGTTGGGGTTCTCCTACAAGTGGAACATGGGCTGGATGCATGACTCGCTGCATTACATGCAGCAAGACCCGGTTCACCGTGCCCATCACCATAACGAACTGAGTTTCGGCCTGGTGTACGCCTGGTCGGAGCGTTTCATCCTGCCGATTTCCCATGATGAAGTGGTACACGGCAAGCACTCGCTGATCGACAAGATGCCGGGTGATCGCTGGCAGAAATTCGCCAACCTGCGTGCCTACCTGACCTTCATGTGGACGCATCCGGGCAAGAAGCTGTTGTTCATGGGTTGCGAGTTCGGTCAGTGGCGCGAGTGGAATCACGACGAGCAACTGGACTGGTACCTGCTGCAATATGCCGAGCATATCGGCGTGAAAAAGCTGGTATCGGACCTCAATCGTCTGTATCGCCAGGAAAAGGCCCTGCACGAGCGTGATGCCGAGCCGATGGGCTTCCAGTGGCTGATCGGTGACGACGCGGCGAACAGCGTGTTTGCGTGGCTGCGCTGGAGCAAGGAGGGCGAGCCGCTGCTGGTGGTCGCCAACATGACACCGGTGCCTCGTGAGGGTTACCGTGTGGGCGTGCCTTTTGCCGGGACCTGGGTCGAGTTGCTCAACAGTGATGCTGAAACCTATGCCGGGTCGAACCTGGGCAATGGTGGTGGCGTGCATAGCGAAGACAGCCCGAGCCATGGCATGCCGACTTCCGTTTCATTGAGCCTGCCGCCGCTGGCGGTGTTGATCCTCAAGCCTAAAGCGCAGGAGTAGCTTGAGTAGGAGCGAATTCATTCGCGAAGGTCCGTACATCCGAAGAGAATGTATCGCCTTCGATGACGTCTCGCGGATGAATCCGCTCCTACAGATTTACGCAGCGCCTTTCCTACCAACTCACTCTGACCCCCAGATTCCCCCGCAAACCATCCAGGTCATTGTCATCCAGATTGCTGCTGTAATCGGCGCTGAGGTAAAGGCTGATCTCACGGGACAATCTGGCTGTCAGACCCACTCCCATATCCGCCGTGGTGGACTTGTGTTCAGTCTTGATCCGGTCGCTGTAATCGAAGGTCAGGGTGTCCGAGCCGTCAAAGTTGTGCCACAGGTTGCCTTGCAAAAAGGGTTCGACCGGAATGCCACGCACCTGATAGCGTCCTTCAAGTCGCCCGCCAAGGCGTGCGCTGGTGTAGGGCTGTGAGTCGAAGGCGACATGGGAAATGCCATCGTTCTGGCTATCAAGATCGATACGCTGGTGGATTACTTGCGCCTGGGGTTCGATGATCCAGTCCGGGTTCAGCTCAATGGGATAACCTGCCTCGACTGAAAGACTCAGGGCATCGCCTTCAGTGTCCATACGAATTCCCCGTTGCGAGCGCGTAGAGCCATCTACCCGCGTGCCCATCGCCACGGCATCCACATACCAGCCTTTCGGGTCGATCAGGGTCCAGTACAGGCCCAGGCTGTCGCCCTGGATTTTCAGTTTGCCGGTGCGGCGATCCTTGAAGCCTTCGGCAAAGCCTTTGACGTGGCCGTCCATGCGTGTGTGAGCCACGAACAGGCCGATCCGCTGGGTGCGCCCGTTGCCGGTTTGCAGCGCCAGCAAGTCGTGGCCGATCTGATAACCCTTGAGCGATGCATCCAGGCTCGGGGCCACGGTGCCCGACCAGTCCTGCCTGAAGTCATTACCGAACAGGCGTGCCCAGCCGGCAGGTAACACGCCGGTTTCGGTCAGCAGGTTCTGGTCGCCCTGACGCTCATGGAAGGTGCCCAGTGAAGACAGGGCCAGTGTTGCGACCGCTGGCGTCACCACGGCGTAATTGGGAACTTCCAGGCGATACAGGGGAACCGGCGCAGCGCCACGTACCGGTTCGGGAAGCGGCGGGGTGCCCGGAGCCGGAACGGGCTGGGCGATTGCCGGTTGCACGGTTGGCGGTGTGGGATTTGTCGGTGTGGGGACTGGCGTTGGCGCAGGGGCTACAGGAGGTGTTGGAGGGGGGATGGGTGTGGGTGGCGCAGGAGGAGCGGGTGTCGAGGGTGGTGTCGGAGTGGGTGGCTCTGCGGCAGGCTCTTCGGGCACGGACATGGCCGCCAGAGGTGCGGAAATCACCGAAGAGCGCAGAAACCAGCTGTTCTCCGAGCCGGCAGTCGCGCCGCCTTTGAACAGGTAGTACTGATAGGCACCGACCGACAATGAGTTTTTCAGGGAGAAGGCCGAGTTATCGCTGGTTGCGCCGTTGGCGGCCTGTACCACCTCGATCCCGTTCTGCAGGGTCAAGGCCCCGGTGCCTCCCAGATTGCTGACGGCGATCTGAGTCGTACCGCTGATCGCTCCCCGGGAAACCACCAGCTTGTCACTGGGCGAGTTGTCACCGCCCAGCACCGATTGCAGCAACAGTTGTCCGTTGCTGCCCACGTAATTGCCATTGACCGTCAGTGTGTCACTGGCACTGCCGGTGCTCATGTCCAGAGTACCGGCGTTATTGAGTGTGACCAGGCCGCTGCTGGTAAAGGGCGAAATGCTGCCCGATACGGATGTCAGGGTACTGCTGGCATCGACATTCATGACCCCGGTTCCGCTGACGCTGTCTCCCAGTGTGAAAATGCCTGCCAGATCCAGTTGTGAGCCGTTATCGAGATTGACCGTTTCCCAATTGGCATAGCGTTCGGGCTTGGCGGAGGTGGTTGCATCGAAGGTCAGCAGATCCGTGCCTGCGCCGCCATTGAGCAGAGGGTTCGGCCCCAGATGGTTTTCATCCAGATTGCGCAGTGTTGCGCTGTCATTGTCGCTTTCCATCAACACGCTGCCGCGTATGGAGCCGCCATTGAGCCAGGTGAACGTGTCATTGCCAAAGCTGGTGCGTATCCCGCCACGAATCTCGCCGCCACTGACGGTCACCCGGTCGTTGCCACCGCTGATGCTGATCAGCCCGCCAATACTGCCGCCCGACACAATAATGGTGTCGCGGCCAAAGCCGGCCACCAGATTATTGACGATGGTTCCGCCCGACATGTCGAAGGTATTGTCATCCAGCTTCATATCCACGCGTCCGATACTGCCGCCGGTCATTTTTGCCAGGTCGCCATCCTCGAAAGCATTGCTGATCGTACCTCCCGTCATCAGGAAAGTGTCCAGGCCATCGCCCTGGGTCAAGGAGCGCATGGTGCCGCCACTCATTGCAAAGTCGTCGGGATCGAAGCTCTGGTTGACGTCTCCGGTAATGGTCCCGGCCGTGATATTGAACTGATCGACACCGGCTCCCTGATTGAAGTTGCCGACGATACTGCCCGAGTTCATGTCGATCCTGTCCCTTCCCGCACCATAGGTGACGCTGCCGATAATCGACCCCGTACCTCCGGCCGGGAAGACCAGCGTGTTGTTGCCGCCGGGATTGGTCAAAGGGCCGCTGCTGCCGCTGTCGCAGATCTGTACATCGCTGCCGATGGTGGAAACGAGGTCGCAGGCGC
Proteins encoded:
- a CDS encoding alpha-1,4-glucan--maltose-1-phosphate maltosyltransferase; protein product: MNVTADQPYGPDSLATDVPHPTRPLTLTQALQLPRIVIEDTMPVIDGGLFAVKGIVGQKVTVTSKVFADGHDKLAVRVCWRADGEENWQDASLRDLGNDSWIGEFTPTSVDRYVFRLEAWIDQYASYRYELEKKFAAGVSIELELEEGRLHLLHAAERSQGALRQQIESVLERLGQIDADGRVALLLHSETSALMVQADNRAFLSRSIEFPLDVERQLAQFASWYELFPRSITDDPARHGTFNDVHSRLPMIRDMGFDVLYFPPIHPIGRAHRKGPNNSLTAGPDDPGSPYAIGSEDGGHEAIHPQLGTLEDFRSLVAAAAEHGLEIALDFAIQCSQDHPWLKQHPGWFSWRPDGTIRYAENPPKKYQDIVNVDFYTADAIPSLWLELRDIVLGWVEEGVKIFRVDNPHTKPLPFWQWMIDDIRRQHPDVMFLAEAFTKPAMMARLGKVGYSQSYTYFTWRNTKAELSEYLTQLNQAPLRDCYRPNFFVNTPDINPYFLHESGRAGFLIRAALATMGSGLWGMYSGFELCESAPIPGKEEYLDSEKYEIRVRDFTAPGNIIAEIAQLNRIRRQNPALQTHLGLKLYAAWNDNILYFGKRSDDGSNFILVAVSLDPFNAQEAHFELPLWDMGLPDDAATSGEDLMTGHRWTWYGKIQWMRIDPSYQPFGIWRIQAAN
- the treS gene encoding maltose alpha-D-glucosyltransferase, with the translated sequence MAKKKAPNATFINDPLWYKDAVIYQVHVKSFFDSNNDGVGDFAGLIDKLDYIAELGVNTIWLLPFYPSPRRDDGYDISEYRDVHSDYGTMADAKKFIAQAHKRGLRVISELVINHTSDQHPWFQKARHSKPGSKARDFYVWSDTDQKYEGTRIIFLDTEKSNWTWDPVAGQYFWHRFYSHQPDLNFDNPHVMDAVLDVMRFWLDLGVDGLRLDAIPYLIERDGTNNENLPETHQVLKRIRAEIDAHYPDRMLLAEANQWPEDTQQYFGDTHGPDGDECHMAFHFPLMPRMYMALAQEDRFPITDILRQTPEIPANCQWAIFLRNHDELTLEMVTDRERDYLWNYYAADKRARINLGIRRRLAPLVERDRRRVELLNSMLLSMPGTPTLYYGDEIGMGDNIYLGDRDGVRTPMQWSIDRNGGFSRADPASLVLPPLMDPLYGYQSVNVESQEKDPHSLLNWNRRMLAVRKQQKAFGRGTLKMLSPSNRRILAYIREYTGSDGHNEIILCVANVSSAAQAAELELSAHAGTVPVEMLGGSAFPPIGQLSYLLTLPPYGFYWFLLAPENQMPSWHVEPAQSMPDFPTLVLKKRLEELLDEPLRSTMENTSLAVYLPKRRWFAGKDKAIDDVHIAYAVRFGDPAHPVLLSEIEVTAGGQPERYQLPFGLLAEDDISSALPQQLALARVRRGRQVGLITDAFTLETFIRAVIQGMQDQTVLASSEGELRFEHTSQLAPLGLGDESEVRYLSAEQSNSSVVVGSSLVLKLIRKVSAGTHPELEMGAYLTNAGYRNISPLLGAVTRVGNDGQPHLLMIAQGYLSNQGDAWEWTQNNLERAVRDALAHGVSEQEQHYNALLELADFSRYLGQRLGEMHQVLAAPTDNPDFAVQVTSVKDSQASAMSVGAQLDRALELLDQRKDSLDANDQQLVSDLIARRKSIQNHVQDLARRSVGGLRMRVHGDLHLGQVLVVKGDAYLIDFEGEPARSLPERRAKHSPFKDVSGVLRSFDYAAAMAVRSAQSVDTSEEAGVARKSVAETYLSQARESFLSGYRKATAGLAHEWKDKTGESAALELFTLEKAAYEVIYEAENRPSWLAVPLQGLRGLLELSDGETK
- the glgB gene encoding 1,4-alpha-glucan branching protein GlgB, with protein sequence MNLPDKIGTGRQPMPAAVDMDALIRAEHRDPFSILGPHDDGAHGQFIRAYLPGALSVRVLAQDDGRDLGELQMSEVPGFFVGHFEQAQPYLLKINWAGGEQVTEDPYSFGPLLGEMDLYLFAEGNHRDLSSCLGAQITNVAGIDGVRFAVWAPNARRVSVVGNFNNWDGRRHPMRLRHPTGVWEVFVPRLQAGEIYKYEILGSQGILPLKCDPVALATTLPPDTASKVAKPLQFDWQDHDWLHSRGDRHTHAAPLSIYELHAGSWQMEQNEDGSQWRQYNWRELADRLIPYVKELGFTHIELMPIMEHPFGGSWGYQLLAQFAPTARYGSPEDFAFFVNACHQAEIGVILDWVPAHFPTDAHGLAQFDGTALYEYGNPQEGFHQDWDTLIYNLGRTEVHGFMLASALHWLKHFHIDGLRVDAVASMLYRDYSRKAGEWVPNRFGGRENLEAIDFLRHLNDVVAIEAPGTMVIAEESTAWPGVTQNTQQGGLGFSYKWNMGWMHDSLHYMQQDPVHRAHHHNELSFGLVYAWSERFILPISHDEVVHGKHSLIDKMPGDRWQKFANLRAYLTFMWTHPGKKLLFMGCEFGQWREWNHDEQLDWYLLQYAEHIGVKKLVSDLNRLYRQEKALHERDAEPMGFQWLIGDDAANSVFAWLRWSKEGEPLLVVANMTPVPREGYRVGVPFAGTWVELLNSDAETYAGSNLGNGGGVHSEDSPSHGMPTSVSLSLPPLAVLILKPKAQE
- a CDS encoding autotransporter family protein; this translates as MRINHRFPLRYPLQILPLAVLTLASPHAHGACDLVSTIGSDVQICDSGSSGPLTNPGGNNTLVFPAGGTGSIIGSVTYGAGRDRIDMNSGSIVGNFNQGAGVDQFNITAGTITGDVNQSFDPDDFAMSGGTMRSLTQGDGLDTFLMTGGTISNAFEDGDLAKMTGGSIGRVDMKLDDNTFDMSGGTIVNNLVAGFGRDTIIVSGGSIGGLISISGGNDRVTVSGGEIRGGIRTSFGNDTFTWLNGGSIRGSVLMESDNDSATLRNLDENHLGPNPLLNGGAGTDLLTFDATTSAKPERYANWETVNLDNGSQLDLAGIFTLGDSVSGTGVMNVDASSTLTSVSGSISPFTSSGLVTLNNAGTLDMSTGSASDTLTVNGNYVGSNGQLLLQSVLGGDNSPSDKLVVSRGAISGTTQIAVSNLGGTGALTLQNGIEVVQAANGATSDNSAFSLKNSLSVGAYQYYLFKGGATAGSENSWFLRSSVISAPLAAMSVPEEPAAEPPTPTPPSTPAPPAPPTPIPPPTPPVAPAPTPVPTPTNPTPPTVQPAIAQPVPAPGTPPLPEPVRGAAPVPLYRLEVPNYAVVTPAVATLALSSLGTFHERQGDQNLLTETGVLPAGWARLFGNDFRQDWSGTVAPSLDASLKGYQIGHDLLALQTGNGRTQRIGLFVAHTRMDGHVKGFAEGFKDRRTGKLKIQGDSLGLYWTLIDPKGWYVDAVAMGTRVDGSTRSQRGIRMDTEGDALSLSVEAGYPIELNPDWIIEPQAQVIHQRIDLDSQNDGISHVAFDSQPYTSARLGGRLEGRYQVRGIPVEPFLQGNLWHNFDGSDTLTFDYSDRIKTEHKSTTADMGVGLTARLSREISLYLSADYSSNLDDNDLDGLRGNLGVRVSW